The Xiphophorus couchianus chromosome 5, X_couchianus-1.0, whole genome shotgun sequence genome includes a region encoding these proteins:
- the LOC114144265 gene encoding equilibrative nucleoside transporter 2-like yields MWNEKKQSSPSDRGQIVAIIIFTLGLETLLPWNFFITSSQYFNMQLNESVSSNGTSGPVQRKYNYDSWMVLLSQLPLLLFTLLNSLLYQWVKERLRVAFSLVVIFLLFALTAALVQVDMQPDNFFSVTMATIWFFNVFSAVLQGSLFGMVGLFPPRYSTVFMSGQGLAGIFAGVAMLCSIMSKSDPKSAALGYFVTPCLVTLGALLCYLLLPHLEFAHYYLNRNQAVKLDTSNKLLSNTDKIALNDNVKDLEARGVPEESRERSSVFAVFKKIWLMALCVTFVFAVTLSVFPVITVRVKTVYTKNADWDKVFTCVCCILVFNIMDLAGRSAPSLFQWPSKQSRLFPVAVLSRLVFIPLLMMCNIPNSKLTVLFRHDSAFVVIMALFSFSNGYLATLCMAYAPQLVRSRDCETAGSLMTFFLVLGLAVGASFSFLLGNLV; encoded by the exons atgtggaatgaaAAGAAACAGAGTTCACCTTCTGATCG TGGTCAGATTGTTGCCATCATCATCTTTACTCTCGGTCTGGAAACTTTGCTGCCCTGGAACTTCTTCATCACCTCTTCACAg TACTTTAACATGCAGCTGAATGAGAGCGTCTCCTCTAACGGTACGTCAGGCCCGGTGCAGAGAAAGTACAACTACGACAGCTGGATGGTTTTGCTCTCCCAGcttcctctgctcctcttcACTCTGCTCAACTCGTTGCTCTACCAGTG GGTGAAGGAGCGTCTCCGCGTGGCCTTCAGCCTAGTcgtcatcttcctcctcttcgcCCTCACTGCCGCCCTGGTCCAGGTCGACATGCAGCCCGACAACTTCTTTTCGGTCACTATGGCAACCATTTGGTTCTTCAATG tgttcAGTGCAGTGCTGCAGGGCAGCCTCTTCGGGATGGTCGGCCTGTTTCCTCCTCGTTACAGCACCGTGTTCATGAGCGGTCAGGGCCTGGCTGGGATCTTCGCAGGCGTCGCCATGCTGTGCTCCATCATGA GTAAAAGTGACCCAAAGTCAGCTGCCTTGGGATACTTTGTCACTCCATGTTTGGTCACGTTAGGGGCTCTACTCTGCTACCTGCTGCTGCCACACCTG GAATTTGCTCATTATTATCTGAACAGAAATCAGGCTGTCAAACTGGACACATCTAATAAGCTCCTCAGCAACACAG ACAAAATAGCCTTAAATGACAACGTAAAAGACCTGGAGGCGAGAGGAGTCCCAGAGGAGAGTAGAGAGCGCTCTTCTGTCTTTGCTGTCTTTAAAAAG ATCTGGCTGATGGCTCTGTGTGTGACGTTTGTGTTCGCCGTCACGCTGTCGGTGTTTCCTGTCATCACAGTCCGAGTGAAGACGGTCTACACGAAGAACGCTGACTGGG ACAAAGTGTTTACCTGTGtgtgctgcattcttgtttttaacatcATGGATTTGGCCGGCCGCAGCGCCCCGTCTCTCTTTCAGTGG CCGTCCAAACAGAGCCGTCTGTTTCCCGTCGCTGTTCTGTCCCGTCTTGTCTTCATCCCTCTGCTCATGATGTGCAACATTCCCAACTCGAAGCTCACCGTCCTCTTCAGACACGACAGCGCCTTTGTTGTCATCATGGCTCTGTTCTCCTTCTCTAACGGCTACCTGGCGACCCTCTGCATGGCCTACGCTCCACA GTTGGTGAGGAGCAGAGACTGTGAGACGGCCGGCTCTCTGATGACCTTCTTCCTCGTTCTGGGTCTGGCTGTGGGAGCCTCCTTCTCATTCCTACTGGGAAATCTGGTTTAG